A stretch of DNA from Nitrospira sp. KM1:
GTGTTTCATGCGTCGGATCAAATCCAACAGCTTGTTCTTGGCCTCACTGACAGAGATAAATTCATCGACCTGCGGCATACCCTCACCTCCGATAGGCTATAGTAGTGGCTATTATAATGGCCTTCGCGAATGCCGGCAAGCCAGTTGGACATGGTCGTCAGTGAAAACGGGACATTCTACATTTCAACTCTGAACGTGATGGGAATTGGAACATTCTGCGTCTCGGTCGATCGCATATGGCTGGAATTGGCCTGAGGAAAAGTAGAAAGTCCCCGTTTCTCGCCTTGAGCCTCCTATGAAGCTCATCCCTCTCCTGCCTTTTCCGGAATCTAAACATTCCCATGTGCTGTGAAAATCGTTAAGCTGCGGCCCCGTAATAAATCTACGGAAGCAGGCCGTCACGATCATGATCGCCGGAAAAGCGCAATTTTTAGCCCTTGCCGCCAGCCGTTACTATGACGAACTCTTCGCGTTCGTGACGGCGAAGCTGCATTGCCGGCACGAAGCGGCTGATGTGGTGCAGGAGACCTTCGTGCGTCTCGTCGAGGTGGAGGATCCCGGCGTCATACAGCAGCCGCGGGCATTTCTCTATCGAATCGCGCATAATCTCTCCGTCGATGTGTTTCGTAAGCAACAAGTAAGGCACGCGCATCTGGTTGACGTTCCCGATCTGACCGCGATACCGTCGAGCAGCCGTGGCCCGGACGAGGCGATCCAAGAGGATCAGGAATTTCGCGCGCTGCGAGAGGCCATTGCATCGCTGCCTCCGCGGCGCCGGCAGGTGTTTGCGCTCTATCGGTTCAAGAATATGCCTCAGACTGAAATTGCCGCCAAGTTGGGGATCTCCGTCACCATGGTCGAACGGCATGTGAGAAAAGCCATGCTCCATTGCCGAGAACGCATGAAGGCTTCGCGATGAGCACACATTCGCAACAGGCGGTCGATTGGTTCCTTCGGCTCCGATCCGAGGGTTGTACGGAGGCAGACCGTGCCGCGTTTCAATCGTGGCTCAGCGCCGATCCGGATCACCGGAAGGAATTTACGGAAGTCAGGTCGATGTGGGGAGGCATGGACAAAGTGCTGGCCAGGCCGTTTCCCGAGTTGGAAGCCTGTCTCGCGTTGCCACCCCGGCCGGCCTCTTCGCTTGCCGGCGGCCTCACCTCACTCGGCCGTTGGCTGACGTGGTCGCCGGCAAACCAATTCATCCCTGCCCTTCTTGCGCTCGTGCTGGTTGCAGGCGGTTGGTGGTTATGGGAGGCGCTGTCGGTCCAAACGGCAATCTATGAAACCGCCGTGGGCGAGCAGAAAACCGTCACGCTGGCCGATGGATCGCGACTGGATCTGAACACGGGAACTCGCGTGACAACGGCGTTCTCATCGCGGCGTCGATCGATCGAGCTGCTCCAAGGCGAGGCCGCTTTCACCGTCGTCCATCAGTCCGACCGATCCTTTACGGTTTCGGCGGGAGGACGGCACATCTTAGATATCGGCACACAATTCGTCGTGCATCAACATCAAAACCGGATTGATGTGACTGTCACGCAGGGATCGGTGCTGATCAGTCGCGACGAAAAGGCGGGTTCTTCATCATCAGGGGAGAGCGTCGTGCTCGAGGCCGGACACCGTCTGCGATATGTGGTTGGTGGCCAGGATGATGGAGGGGTGATCGCGCTCGATCCGACCGAATCACACCGTTCGACTGCCTGGCGAGACGGCAAGCTGATTTTTTCAGGAGTGCGACTTGCCGAAGCCGTTCAAGAGGTCAATCGATATTGGCCCGGACAAATCGTGATCGACGCCCCAAATCTGGCCGATGTGAAAGTCCAAGGAGTATTCAACGTACGTCAGTTGGATCAGTTCTTTACCACGCTGCCACGCATCTTGCCGGTCGAGGTTTCACGGCGATCCCCTCAATACATTCTCATTACTGCTCGCCACTCCGGTTCTTCGAACTGACAGGTCAGTCTCCGGTTCCCACTCCAACCCATCACTCAGAGTGAGTTGTGCTTTTCATCCACGCAGGGGGGTTAGGGCAGGGCTCTGTCTCACGTCTAACCCACTGAGACTGACATTCTGGTTGCAACGTGTAGGGGTGGGGAGGAGGAGACGGCGCATGGCGTTTTCAAGGTTTCGCAACAGCA
This window harbors:
- a CDS encoding RNA polymerase sigma factor, with the protein product MIAGKAQFLALAASRYYDELFAFVTAKLHCRHEAADVVQETFVRLVEVEDPGVIQQPRAFLYRIAHNLSVDVFRKQQVRHAHLVDVPDLTAIPSSSRGPDEAIQEDQEFRALREAIASLPPRRRQVFALYRFKNMPQTEIAAKLGISVTMVERHVRKAMLHCRERMKASR
- a CDS encoding FecR family protein, whose amino-acid sequence is MSTHSQQAVDWFLRLRSEGCTEADRAAFQSWLSADPDHRKEFTEVRSMWGGMDKVLARPFPELEACLALPPRPASSLAGGLTSLGRWLTWSPANQFIPALLALVLVAGGWWLWEALSVQTAIYETAVGEQKTVTLADGSRLDLNTGTRVTTAFSSRRRSIELLQGEAAFTVVHQSDRSFTVSAGGRHILDIGTQFVVHQHQNRIDVTVTQGSVLISRDEKAGSSSSGESVVLEAGHRLRYVVGGQDDGGVIALDPTESHRSTAWRDGKLIFSGVRLAEAVQEVNRYWPGQIVIDAPNLADVKVQGVFNVRQLDQFFTTLPRILPVEVSRRSPQYILITARHSGSSN